The genomic region ACCATTCATGCTTGGAGAAAAACAACACTGCATGATGGAACGAGCCAGAAACTGACTGTGATAAGGGAACAAGCTAATCCATGAAGGGAGGAAGatttctggatctcctgaagaagagtCACCTGTCTCAGCAGGTGAGATCCCCAAAGAGATTGGAGGCAGTTTGGGATCAGGAGCCATGAAAGGAAGAAGAGATTGTAACAAAGATAATATTGCAGGAGACAGAATACTTGAAAGATCGGTGACTGAAACATATCCAGTGAGATCAGGTCTAAAGCAGAAAAGGCAAGGAAGAAAACCCAAGATATTACTTTGAAAAAATGCTACTTTGATGCTCCTGCACAAAAGGTTCAATTCACCCAAAATAATTTTCACATCCAACAGCAGTAGAAAATCGATTTTAGTCAAATATCACCTTTGCTATAAGCTGACGTGAATAGACAAAAAAATATTTGGCACAGCTTGGAAAGGAAAGCTATGCTGTGTAGGAGAAATGCCAGCTTTGTCCTCGCTTCTGCCCATGCACTTGTCCTCTTAGACTCATTCACCTAAATTGTGTGTGTATCTGTTATAGATAGAGATATAAATCAAATATGACATTTATTCACCTCAAAGAGCCTTCAGCGCTGAATATAcaatggcttgcaaaagtattctaTCCCCTAAAACGTCAGAAGATTtgcatggattacaaatgacaacTGCACAGATTATTCCAGACAGTTTGCCGTCTTTACGTTTAAGACCCAATATTTCATGGTTTGCTGTCAGTCACATTCCAGCACTTCTCTATTCAGTTAGAACTACCTCATTAAACATTATTAGCAATAAAAACCTCAGGCATCCTGAATGCAAGAACAGTCCAATGAAATGATCATTTTCTACATTGAAGAAAGAGCATCACCCGCAAAAACAGCCAATGTCTTTTCTAATGGTTACTGATTGACTGCACTTGGTCAATCAGACTCTGGCAGGAAAAGTAGGGCACTCTGCTTTTGTGAATATTGATCTATTTGTGTCTTTTAAATACCTTCCAGTCTCAGATAATAGAATTATTTTCAATATCATACCCGTGCTATTTCACAACATAATAATAGGGAGGTTTGAACAACAGATGATGGTGATGATACAATACCCTTCAACTGATGCAATAAATTAGGAATGATGGCTATTGAGCAAATGATCACATTTATATAATTATTATAAATTGTACATCTCTTTGAATGTGTAATCATAATTTAAATTAATGCTTCACTGATTAATTGTGATCCATATTTTTGGTATCAAGAATTTTTATTGGGAAATAGCATATGAATACATTCTTAGTAATCTAGGGAAATGTTTATTTAAAAGGATGCTGGATGCGTGAAACAGCTTCCCATGGAAGTGCAGAGTCTGAGATCTAGTACCGATGATCCTTGAGGGattggtagggattgtagagtggAACAGTTGgtatagatgggcagactagacaagCTGtatgtctttttctgccttcatgtttctctGGTTTTAGAACTTTGAGACATATAAAATAAAGAGTATACAGAGAATGCTTGACTTAGAGTACAATCTCCATTTTGAATATGCTTCAACATGCTAAAGAGCATTTTCCCAGTGCAACATTTAATAATAACTGATGCACATGTAAAAGTAGAAATAAGATGTGCATTTAGGAAGCAATTTCTGGACTGTCAGTGGCACCgtttgcatacacattttatcTGCGAGTTTGCACCAACTTTCTTTATTATAATAATTAGCATTTACAAGATTTAAACAAATGtataaatataaagaaataaaggcaaaatcaccaaaaagagaaaatattttatacatAATTATCATATCAAGCGCTGATCAATGGGGGAGGGGATAAATAGAAGAAAATTGAGGCTAAAGGCCATCACCACCCCAAGCCCTAGAAATCCCTTCAATCCCTAACAACCATACACTCAAAAGGAAAATTTTATTTTACCACATTCTGTATCAGTAAGGAATCTCCAAATGCAAAGGatcaaagaaaagaaatgtgTTTCCTTCATGACATAGAATACATTTCTATGGGAAGCTCGCAATGCCATGACCTGCGGTCTCAACTGGAGGAAAGACATCTTCATAAGTTGGGTCGCTTAATTCTCTGGCCAAAAGAGGACAATCTTCATACTTTAAATAATAGTTGTGTTACAGAGGGGTTCTCCATGGTCCTCATTACCCTCTGTGATAATAAACTCCACTGTTATTCAAATCTCTTCCAGAATGAAAAGTCTTGGAGTTTTGATTGACTCCGGTTTGACATTTAATTTCCAGGTCATATTGGTTACTCATATGTTGCATCTGTGAGATGCTTTTCCCAACTGGATTTCCAGCTTGTAGTTCAGGATCTAATTATGCCCCTCTTCTTGTAATTCTTTATACATTGGTCTTCCTGTTTCAGCATTGCAAGCAATGCAGCTTTTACAGACCCCTGATTATTTCTGACAAATCAACCAGGGAGCCTATTTCTCAGATTCTGCAACAGCTCCACTGCTTCCATTACAATGGAGAGTCACATATAAAATTGCCTCTTAAGTTTACAAGATGTAGACTTCAGATTCACGCCCATGGGTTGAATGCACTGTTGCTCATGTATAATTCCTCATAATTCCTCATGTATAATTCCTCATGTAATTCCTCGTATAATTCCTCATAATTTTACAAGAGACAGCAAACTATACaatagatttcatatcataatgtaaataatgtaaatattttaaccCCTACcgttcggctctcttattctattttctcttcccagttttaagaccctgttgtaatgtaacttttgttctccttacacttgtttttcgtttcttgttctcaccccctgtttcatgtaaaccggcatgatgtggtttctaatcatgaatgccggtatagaaaaacgctaaataaataaataaataaataaatatgttgcaATCCTCCCAGAAGGACCTTTCAAGGTTCTCAAATGTGCTTTCTCTGTGGCTGCCCCAGTTCTGGATTTCCCTGCCATTTGAATTGTGCATAGAAGGCTGTTTTAAATCTTTCAAAGGTTTGTAAAAACCCAATAATTCCATCTGGCTTATTCTTTACGAGCTTGGGTCGTAAGATGCTGTGATTTGTTGTcttttaagaattttattttgtatactgcCTTGGGCTTTTGGCATTAATGGAATcgatgttttaataaataaataaataaacaaataaataaatatttaattgatgtctaaacactctggggtagattttcaaaggattacgcttgtaacttatgcgcataaccccaaaaacctgcccctgcatgcgccgagcctatgtccagggctttgaaaaagggttgGGGTCGTGGTGCTGGTGCTGGGGGAGGTCCAGGAGCGGttcgggggtggtcccgagtcctccagcacagcggctgtgccggaggtttgcgcaccggcagccggccagcgcgcacaaAATATGCCTGCAACaggcaggcataaaaaataaaataaggtagggggggtttaggtagggctggggggtgggttagataggggaagggagggggaagcgaaagaaaggttccctccaaggcagttccaatttcggagtggccttggagggaacggggaaagccatcgaggctcccctagggctcggcgtgcacaagtgtgcacccccttgcacgtgccgattccggattttataacacgcacgtggcagcgcacgcgtgttataacatcggatgtacatttgtgctcgcaggattaaaaatctgcccttctATGAATGCCTCCTCTCAATATATTCTGGAAGAACGCATATCCTGTTAGTCACATTGACAGAAGGGCATTTTCAGGCAGCAAATTAACTGTCATAAAACGCTTTATTGCTTTGTAAATCTTCACAAGTGCATCTAttgttttacttgcataaaagcCTTGCTAAGTGTAGGCTTTGTAATATAGCAATGAATTTCCTATCTTATATGGAACCTGATAAATAAGAATGaacacagagtgaaaaaaaaccaTTTGAGAATATGAATTTGAAATAAAATGAATAGTGAATTTATTTCATGAAAGTTCAGGTCTTATTAAAATTTGGATAAAGCTATGCACTGTGTCAAGAAAGAATAGTTTagattgttaggttccatattaggtgctacaacccaagaaagagatctaggcgtcatagtggataacacattgaaatcatcggctcagtgggctgcagcagtcaaaaaagcaaacagaatgttgggaattattagaaagggaatggtgaataaaacggaaaatgtcataatgcctctgtattgctccatggtgagaccgcaccttgaatactgtgtacaattctgatcgctgcatctcaagaaagatataattgcgatggagaaggtacagagaagggcaaccaaaatgataaaggggatggaactgctcccctatgaggaaagactaaagaggttaggacttttcagcttggagaagagacggctgaggggggatatgatagaggtgtttaaaatcatgaaaggtctagaacgggtagatgtgaatcggttatttactctttcggataatagaaagactagggggcactccatgaagttaggaagtggcacatttaaaactaatcggagaaagttctttttcactcaacgcacaattaaactctggaatttgttgccagaggatgtggttagtgcagttagtgtagctgtgtttaaaaagggactggatgagaagtccattacctgctattaatcaagttgacttagaaaatagccactgctattactagcaacggtaacatggaatagacttagttttggggtacttgcctggtacttgttgcctggatttgccactgttggaaacaggatgctgggcttgatggacccttggtctgacccagtatggtatgttcttatgttcttatacagcaGATTCCTCTAATCCCAAAATATGTAGCATGGAGTGTGTTAATGTTTTACTTGCCCATGGCCACTTCCAGCAACACTGGAAGCACAGGTAAAGAATGTTGCTGTTACAGCTCAttaaactttttgaaaattgactctgaTATTTCCAAATCTACTAGTAATATTACTGTAGTCATGGACATTTTCAGCAGACAAATTTAGTTTTCTGAACTGCTGCTAATCTAATGGTAATGTTTTATAGCAAGAGAGACTGATAGGAAGCTATTCTGGATTAAACATACTTTTCATACATTATTTTACTATATTAAAGCTATTCTTATTATTGGACTCACTTTTAGTATTTGTCTAATACTCTTTTCTGTTTCATTCCCACAGATACACATTTCTGTCATAATGGAAGGAAAGAACCAGACAATGTccattaaattttatctgatgGGATTCTCCAATCATCCACACCTCCAACCCTTATTTTTTGCCATATTCTTTATTATCTACATGCTAGCCGTGCTGGGTAATACTTTGATCTCTACCATCATTACCACTGACTCACGTCTTCATACTCCCATGTACTTCTTTCTCATCAACCTATCCATGTTAGACATCTGTTGCACAACAACTGCTATTCCTAAGATTTTACAGATCATCTTATCAGAGGAGAAAACTATTTCCTACAATGGATGCATGACTCAGTTATGTCTCTTCACCTCAGCCTTGAGTACAGAGCTTATGCTCTTGACAGTGATGGCGTATGATCGCTATGTCGCAATATGCATCCCGCTGCATTATACAACCATCATGAGCAAGAGGACTTGTGTGCTTCTGGCTGCAGCTGTCTGGCTGGTTGGATTCATTAATTCAATGATCCACACTAGCTTAATGCTTAGGTTAAAATTCTGCGAGCACAACATTCTTAACCACTTCTTCTGTGAAATTCCACCTCTGTTAAAGGTGGCCTGCTCCGACACGTTTATCAATAATGTGGTGGTTATATTGGCAGATGTTCTAACGGGCATGGTTTGCTTCCTTTTAACAGTCATATCTTACACATACATCATCTTAGCCATTCTGAAAATTCGTTCTGCTGAGAAAAAGAGGAAGGCCTTTTCTACCTGTGCATCCCATCTCACAGTTGTCTCATTATTCTATGGAGGTGTAATATACACCTATGTTCGTCCTGCCTTCAGCAATGACCTGGACGCAGACAAAGTAATGTCTGCGGTTTATGCTATTGTCTCTCCTGTGCTGAACCCTATTATTTACAGTTTAAGAAACAAAGAGGTTATTAATGCTCTTAGAAAATTAGTAGGCAGAAATTTATTTTCACAAAAATAGTAACCGTTTAAAATCTAGCATACAGAAGGAAGGGTAGAGACTGAATCTACTTATAACTGGGAGCAGATTAAGGCTTGATTTGCACCCTTGCACTATATGAGATGACCTTGTTCAAGAAGCCATATTTGAATTATAAAGAAGTTTCATCTGTTGAGGATAATTTGCAGAGGAATATAGATGGTAGCTGGATACTTAAGGAGTTACTCAGCTAGATTTCCTGTCGTGAAACGTTTTATTCAGAGCGGCTGAATCTATCTTCCTATAAGTTTAGAACCAGATGACCTCGATCATCACAAGCTTAAATTTTTGCAAGTCACTATTTCTTTGAGTCCCGAATAACACCATCAGCCCCTTCCACTGCTGCAGAATTCTGCGGCAAGAATCATAACAGGCACACACAAACATGACCATATAAGACCAGTCTTATTtaaattacattggctgccaatacagTTCAGGATATCATATAACGCACTGATCTTACTCCACTTCACAATATACAATAGTGATGAGTCATTGGTAGGTACTGGATTACACCTGTACACCCCTTCTAGAATCCTCCGATCAGCAAAGGTTTGCTGTCTGTCAATACTATTCAACAGGCTCATGTGGGAGGGAAAGGTCAAGATCAGTAGCTGGACCTATATTAGAGAATAAAATGCCAGAAACTCTGAGGCTTGTAACAGGCAAAATATGTTTcaaaaaaagggctcaaaacctggatGTTCCAGTAGGCAGTTAGTGAGCTGCTACAAAAGCTTAATCGAGAATTGCAGTCTGAGAGCCTTGCATAATTTTGCTTCATGCAGTATACTTGTTTTAAGTATGAGTGCTATGCTGGTGTTTTATGTTGATTATATTAGTggtgtattttatatttactaatttcatttatttgttgtttctcttcattcattttattttatgactgTTAAATAGTTAATCACTTTGGTGGTTGAAAGCAGTAtggaagacattttttaaataaaaaacaagtaaataaatattcactAGGTAGATTTAGTTGTACcaaaaatgggccatcttagggATGGTGTTGGATTGACTGAGGGGAAATACATGAGTAGATTTAATTTTCAAACGTGTATATTTTCAAATGTGCAGTAGAAATAGGAGCAGCAAGGTCTATGGTAATTGTGGACCTGCAAAGAGAAACTATCCTTAGAATTTCAATCTACATGTgctactgaaaattgcccctataATTATCAACTGCACAAGTTAGGTGACTTGCTTCCACACATGCCTAGGAGGCAAtgtggcaccaagagtggtatGAATAGCTCAAGAAGCCATGACAATGTAAAGCAGAATCAACAGGGCATAAACAGATGAAGGATCTGTGAGAGGGACAAAGCATCAAAATACAATGGTGAGAACATTCCAAGGAAccattaaagaacataagaaattgccatactgggtcagaccaagggtccatcaagcccagcatcctgtttgcaacagtggccaatccaggccataagaacctggcaagtacccaaaaactaagtctattccatgtaaccattgctaatggcagtggctattctctaagtgaacttaatagcaggtaatggacttctccgagaacttatccaaacctttttaaacacagctatactaactgcactaaccacatcctctggcaacaaattccaaagtttaattgtgcattgagtaaaaaggaactttctctgtttagttttaaatgtgccccatgctaacttcatggagtgccccctagtctttctactatccgaaagagtaaaaaaccagtttacatctacccgttctagacctctcatgattttaaacacctctatcatatcccccctcagccatctcttctccaagctgaaaagtcctaacctcttcagcctttcctcataggggagctgttccattccccttatcattttggttgcccttctctgtaccttctccatcacaattataccttttttcagatgcggtgaccaaaattgtgcacagtattcaaggtgcggtctcaccatggagcgatacagaggcattatgacattttccattttattcaccattccctttctattaattcccaacattctatttgcttttttgactgctgcagcacactgagccgatgatttcaatgtgttatccactatgacgcctagatctctttcttgggtagtagcacctaatatggaacctaacattgtgtaactatagcatgggttatttttccctatatgcatcaccttgcacttgcaaAGGGCATCAACAACTGTGGCATTAACATCCCATGGTACAGAGAGAGGTCAAAGCAGTTCTAAACGTAGCATAAATACCTCAACAATGGCATGAAAGCCCTGAGGCACTGATAGAGAGAAATCCCAAGGCACCAAATTGAGCAAATGTGGAATATGAACATTTCATGGCACTAGCGAGACAAAGggtaccaacaacagtggcataaagATCCCAAGGCAGcctgagaggggcaaagcagcatcaTCAGAGGCAGGAAAACACTCAGCACTTATAGAGGGATAGATAAGCACCAGCTGTGGCATCAACACTCCAAGATACTAAACAAGGGGCAACGGGTTTCTCCCACAGAGGGATGAAGATCCCAAAGCACCACAAGAGAGGCaaacatcatgtagctacagaAAACTTTGGAAAAAGTTCAGATTGGTTCTGAGAAGGAAATCTTTCCATAGACCtgggtaaaggaggaaagacttGTTGAAAGGAACAGTCTATTGGTCCAACCACTCCTGCAGCTCACCTCTACTATCTCTtaatccctcagagatcccctgtgcttgtccaatgctttcttggattcagatTCTGTCCTTGTCTCTATCACCTCCATGGGGAATCTGTTCCATGCATACATCTACCTATCTGTAATGAAATtcttccttagattattccttagtctaccccctttcaccctcatcctatgatcTCTCATTCCAAAGTCCCCTTTGACT from Rhinatrema bivittatum chromosome 13, aRhiBiv1.1, whole genome shotgun sequence harbors:
- the LOC115075140 gene encoding olfactory receptor 13G1-like, with protein sequence MEGKNQTMSIKFYLMGFSNHPHLQPLFFAIFFIIYMLAVLGNTLISTIITTDSRLHTPMYFFLINLSMLDICCTTTAIPKILQIILSEEKTISYNGCMTQLCLFTSALSTELMLLTVMAYDRYVAICIPLHYTTIMSKRTCVLLAAAVWLVGFINSMIHTSLMLRLKFCEHNILNHFFCEIPPLLKVACSDTFINNVVVILADVLTGMVCFLLTVISYTYIILAILKIRSAEKKRKAFSTCASHLTVVSLFYGGVIYTYVRPAFSNDLDADKVMSAVYAIVSPVLNPIIYSLRNKEVINALRKLVGRNLFSQK